Proteins from one Nitrobacteraceae bacterium AZCC 2146 genomic window:
- a CDS encoding hypothetical protein (product_source=Hypo-rule applied) translates to MAEAGIADGTAAAAGEGEIERGLRPSFFRMASEISQKCPATIVIGLHQLHQLREKPFAFVAVERLDQLAVSRIDGVLHAQEQCLSLFRQERTLGPAIFGIDFPPDDSASRKPRQDAGGRRPVDPDFSCQSNLVHSGLREQHLHDARLHRRGAKRGAFLRIDREIDLMYASNEDAWGRRQSLLIRLPAVIHPFAFSALHLLLAFESRSLASSSSSIILDRSRMPGFARAMNGILVQ, encoded by the coding sequence ATGGCCGAGGCTGGCATCGCGGATGGCACGGCGGCCGCCGCTGGTGAAGGTGAAATCGAAAGAGGGCTTCGGCCCTCTTTTTTTCGGATGGCATCAGAGATATCGCAGAAATGCCCGGCCACGATCGTTATTGGCCTGCACCAGCTGCACCAGCTGCGCGAGAAACCGTTTGCGTTCGTCGCGGTTGAGCGGCTCGACCAATTGGCCGTGAGCCGCATCGATGGCGTCCTGCATGCTCAGGAGCAATGCCTTTCCCTTTTCCGTCAGGAACGCACGCTTGGTCCGGCGATTTTCGGGATCGATTTCCCGCCTGACGATTCCGCGAGCCGCAAGCCGCGACAGGACGCTGGAGGTCGTCGTCCGGTCGATCCCGATTTCTCCTGCCAGAGCAACCTGGTCCATTCCGGGCTGCGTGAGCAGCACCTGCATGATGCTCGACTGCACCGGCGTGGTGCCAAACGAGGCGCATTTCTGCGCATAGATCGCGAGATAGATCTGATGTACGCGTCGAACGAGGACGCCTGGGGGCGTCGCCAATCGCTCCTGATCCGGCTTCCGGCGGTTATTCATCCCTTCGCCTTCTCTGCCCTTCATCTGCTGCTTGCTTTCGAAAGCAGAAGCTTGGCTTCCTCATCATCCAGCATCATACTCGATCGATCAAGGATGCCCGGCTTTGCTCGGGCAATGAACGGAATTCTAGTCCAGTGA
- a CDS encoding NitT/TauT family transport system substrate-binding protein (product_source=KO:K02051; cath_funfam=3.40.190.10; cleavage_site_network=SignalP-noTM; cog=COG0715; ko=KO:K02051; pfam=PF13379; smart=SM00062; superfamily=53850) → MLINKMLINRRTALLSTLAIPALASRAWSQPAPDKVRLGQPTTSLSFLKIFAARALDTFAAENIALEWASIPGGDPAVLAAVDSGDLELAAVGSDTALAAIAKGQPFKVIYTLMSKLPYDLTVSKAFLAKSGVALDAPLNKRLGVLETAVVGVSALGGAQDRVARWLAAQGGLNPKDVKLAVVGSPPALGAALENGRIDAFVLSPPESAIAVDKDYGTVLVRPSKEIAGSDIIPSLVLVAKSEPTPEVRARIVRTLRAMNAASDAVAADPNKVADKITEKFFSKVSPSIIRASVNALADGLGGNGRLTDETIAALLKFSTQTGGAAPQAKDFWTNGYVEAALKKA, encoded by the coding sequence ATGCTGATCAACAAGATGCTGATCAACCGCCGGACCGCCCTGCTCTCCACGCTTGCGATCCCCGCGCTGGCTTCGCGCGCCTGGAGCCAGCCGGCGCCCGACAAGGTCCGGCTCGGCCAGCCGACGACGTCGCTGAGCTTTTTGAAAATCTTCGCAGCGCGCGCGCTCGATACGTTCGCAGCGGAGAATATCGCGCTGGAATGGGCGTCGATCCCCGGTGGCGATCCTGCGGTGCTTGCTGCGGTCGATTCCGGCGATCTCGAACTTGCCGCCGTCGGCAGTGACACCGCGCTTGCCGCGATCGCCAAGGGCCAGCCGTTCAAGGTCATCTACACCTTGATGAGCAAGCTTCCTTACGACCTCACCGTCTCCAAGGCCTTCCTCGCCAAGAGTGGCGTGGCGCTCGATGCGCCGCTCAACAAACGCCTCGGCGTTCTGGAAACCGCCGTCGTCGGCGTCAGTGCGCTAGGCGGCGCGCAGGACCGGGTCGCCCGCTGGCTCGCGGCCCAGGGCGGGCTCAATCCGAAGGATGTCAAACTGGCAGTGGTCGGATCGCCGCCCGCGCTCGGCGCGGCGCTGGAAAACGGACGGATCGACGCCTTCGTGCTGAGCCCGCCGGAGAGCGCCATCGCCGTCGACAAGGACTACGGCACCGTGCTGGTTCGCCCGTCGAAGGAAATCGCCGGTTCAGACATCATCCCGAGCCTCGTGCTGGTCGCGAAGTCGGAACCCACGCCCGAGGTGCGGGCGCGGATCGTTCGGACACTGCGCGCGATGAACGCGGCTTCAGATGCCGTTGCCGCCGATCCGAACAAGGTCGCGGACAAGATCACCGAAAAATTCTTCAGCAAGGTTTCGCCGTCGATCATTCGCGCCTCGGTGAACGCGCTGGCCGACGGGCTGGGCGGCAATGGCCGCCTGACCGACGAAACCATCGCGGCGCTTCTGAAATTCTCGACGCAGACCGGCGGCGCCGCCCCGCAGGCGAAGGATTTCTGGACCAACGGCTACGTGGAAGCGGCCCTCAAGAAGGCCTGA
- a CDS encoding DNA-binding MarR family transcriptional regulator (product_source=COG1846; cath_funfam=1.10.10.10; cog=COG1846; ko=KO:K22296; pfam=PF01047; smart=SM00347; superfamily=46785), producing the protein MSPAVPVARPSKKPARKKPAQRKTAAVSSPVAAATAQTKDPEDRMRQRSRTLQTRPGFLIRRLYQIHVALFAEECAAEQITPIQYSVLTALHELGTIDQGTLSRAVALDRTNVADVVARLETRRFLKRHASPTDRRMMLASLTDQGRALLKRLEAAATLAHERTIAALPVEEKTFFLEALTRLIASSDGLNNASIALKTF; encoded by the coding sequence GTGAGCCCTGCTGTGCCCGTCGCGCGACCATCGAAAAAGCCGGCGCGTAAAAAACCGGCACAGCGCAAGACCGCCGCCGTCTCATCTCCTGTTGCAGCCGCCACAGCGCAGACCAAGGATCCTGAAGACAGGATGCGACAGCGGTCCCGAACGCTGCAGACCCGGCCAGGCTTTTTGATCCGCCGGCTGTATCAAATTCACGTCGCACTGTTCGCCGAGGAATGCGCCGCCGAACAGATCACCCCGATACAGTATAGCGTGCTGACGGCCCTGCATGAGCTGGGAACCATCGATCAGGGAACGTTATCCCGTGCTGTCGCGCTGGATCGCACCAATGTAGCCGACGTCGTCGCACGGCTTGAGACCCGACGGTTCTTGAAGCGTCATGCATCCCCCACCGACCGACGGATGATGCTCGCATCCCTGACGGATCAAGGCCGCGCGCTGCTGAAAAGGCTGGAAGCCGCAGCGACCCTTGCCCATGAACGCACGATTGCCGCGCTGCCCGTGGAAGAAAAAACATTCTTCCTTGAGGCACTAACTCGATTGATTGCGTCCAGCGACGGCCTCAATAACGCATCGATCGCTCTCAAGACATTCTGA
- a CDS encoding 5-methylthioadenosine/S-adenosylhomocysteine deaminase (product_source=KO:K12960; cath_funfam=2.30.40.10,3.20.20.140; cog=COG0402; ko=KO:K12960; pfam=PF01979; superfamily=51338,51556) — MRTRVACGWLVGHDDNGHTLWRNAELVYEGNAVIFVGEKFGGHVDKEIDASTRLVIPGFIDTHVHSGHRASHRLISDIGRPDYFGQPFLEISVAKEGTRVGGDPRYARPDDKSAADDLALNARFTVAELLRNGITTFVEFGSQLKVQEALLQQVEELGIRAYLGPGFDSGRWVGGADGKLTRVIDEASGKREFELALDFIDKQQGACNDRVRGILVPREIETCTIDLMRAAAQVAKERKLPVAIHAAYNILEVFDMIREHQMTSIELLEHVGLMSSTLNIGHGNFTADNPLMNYSGARDLEIMGHHHCSISHCPVNIARRGRFLDSWQSYKKAGVNIALGTDTYPRDMVIQMRNASYFGKVASRNLKAATAGEVFEAATLGGARSLGRTDIGRLAPGARADIVVIDMTGRDSLRMGPVRDPIKSLVDCGVGDDIDMVIVDGVVRVENGRIPNVDMASLRDQAQAAGERIWDGWANWDPHGRTADQMSPFSFRRMN, encoded by the coding sequence ATGAGAACACGCGTTGCTTGCGGATGGCTGGTTGGGCATGACGACAATGGGCATACGCTTTGGCGCAACGCCGAACTGGTCTATGAAGGTAACGCTGTCATCTTCGTCGGCGAAAAATTCGGCGGGCATGTCGACAAGGAAATCGATGCGTCCACGCGACTGGTGATTCCGGGCTTCATCGATACCCACGTTCATTCCGGCCACCGCGCCTCGCATCGCCTGATTTCCGATATCGGCCGTCCGGATTATTTCGGCCAGCCCTTCCTCGAAATCAGCGTCGCCAAGGAAGGCACGCGCGTCGGCGGCGATCCGCGCTATGCGCGCCCCGACGATAAATCAGCTGCTGACGATCTCGCGCTTAATGCGCGCTTTACCGTCGCCGAACTGCTGCGCAACGGCATCACCACCTTCGTGGAATTCGGCAGTCAGCTCAAGGTGCAGGAAGCGTTGTTGCAGCAGGTCGAGGAACTGGGCATCCGCGCCTATCTCGGACCTGGATTTGACAGCGGCCGCTGGGTCGGCGGCGCAGACGGCAAGTTGACGCGGGTGATCGACGAAGCGTCCGGCAAGCGCGAATTCGAACTTGCACTCGATTTCATCGACAAGCAGCAGGGGGCGTGTAACGATCGCGTTCGCGGCATCCTCGTTCCGCGCGAGATCGAAACCTGCACGATCGACCTGATGCGCGCCGCCGCGCAGGTTGCAAAGGAACGCAAGCTCCCTGTCGCCATCCACGCGGCGTATAACATCCTCGAAGTGTTCGATATGATCCGCGAGCATCAGATGACGTCGATCGAACTGCTCGAACATGTCGGCCTGATGTCGAGTACCTTGAATATCGGCCACGGCAACTTCACCGCGGACAATCCACTGATGAACTATTCCGGCGCCCGCGATCTGGAGATCATGGGTCACCATCACTGCTCGATCTCGCATTGCCCGGTGAACATCGCGCGACGCGGCCGGTTCCTCGACAGTTGGCAAAGCTACAAGAAAGCTGGCGTCAATATTGCACTGGGGACCGATACCTATCCGCGGGACATGGTGATCCAGATGCGCAATGCGTCGTATTTCGGCAAGGTCGCAAGCCGCAACCTGAAAGCGGCGACCGCCGGCGAAGTGTTCGAGGCCGCGACGCTGGGCGGCGCCCGTTCGCTGGGGCGTACCGATATCGGCCGGCTGGCGCCGGGCGCCCGCGCCGATATCGTCGTCATCGACATGACGGGGCGGGATTCGCTGCGCATGGGTCCGGTTCGCGATCCGATCAAGAGCCTGGTCGATTGCGGCGTCGGCGATGACATCGACATGGTGATCGTGGACGGCGTTGTCCGCGTCGAGAATGGCCGCATCCCGAACGTCGACATGGCTTCGCTGCGCGATCAGGCGCAGGCTGCCGGTGAGCGGATCTGGGACGGCTGGGCCAACTGGGATCCGCATGGGCGCACCGCCGATCAGATGAGTCCGTTTTCGTTCCGGCGCATGAATTGA
- a CDS encoding peptide/nickel transport system ATP-binding protein (product_source=KO:K02031; cath_funfam=3.40.50.300; cog=COG0444; ko=KO:K02031; pfam=PF00005,PF08352; smart=SM00382; superfamily=52540; tigrfam=TIGR01727), with amino-acid sequence MTVAPLIEIENLRVVFRGDNGRTMHAVDCLDLSVAKGATLGLVGESGCGKSVTSLAVMGLLPKGAAEITGRITFNGFDLLTIPDQTLRDLRGDRLAMIFQEPMTSLNPSFTIGEQIIETIVRHRGVSRSQARERAIALLRRVHIPSPEKRIDDYPHKLSGGMRQRVMIAMALACDPMLLIADEPTTALDVTLQAQILDLMRELKAASGAAIILITHDLGVVAEVCDEVAVMYAGEIVERAPVAELFARPQHPYTVGLLGSIPRLDRQTSRLATIEGSVPNMAAPPLGCRFAARCPFVSDICVEAPPPMALVDPGHWSRCIKAPLERLVS; translated from the coding sequence ATGACCGTCGCGCCGCTAATCGAGATCGAAAATCTGCGGGTGGTGTTTCGCGGCGACAACGGACGCACGATGCACGCCGTCGATTGCCTCGATCTCAGCGTGGCCAAGGGCGCGACGCTCGGCCTTGTCGGCGAGTCCGGCTGCGGCAAGAGCGTCACGTCGCTGGCGGTGATGGGCCTGCTGCCGAAAGGCGCGGCGGAAATCACCGGCAGGATAACTTTCAACGGATTCGATCTGCTGACCATACCGGACCAGACCCTGCGCGATCTGCGCGGAGACCGGCTGGCGATGATCTTCCAGGAGCCGATGACGTCGCTGAATCCGTCCTTCACCATCGGCGAGCAAATCATAGAGACCATCGTCCGTCATCGCGGGGTGTCGCGCAGCCAGGCGCGCGAGCGCGCCATCGCGCTGCTGCGCCGCGTCCACATCCCATCGCCGGAAAAGCGTATCGACGATTATCCGCACAAGCTGTCGGGCGGCATGCGCCAGCGGGTGATGATCGCCATGGCGCTGGCCTGCGATCCGATGCTGCTGATTGCGGACGAGCCGACCACGGCGCTCGACGTGACGCTGCAGGCGCAGATCCTCGACCTGATGCGCGAGCTGAAGGCCGCCAGCGGTGCCGCGATCATTCTCATCACCCATGACCTCGGCGTCGTCGCCGAGGTCTGCGACGAGGTCGCGGTGATGTATGCCGGCGAAATCGTCGAGCGGGCACCGGTCGCGGAGTTATTCGCGCGGCCGCAGCATCCCTACACGGTAGGTCTGCTCGGCTCGATTCCTCGGCTGGACCGGCAGACGTCGCGTCTTGCGACGATCGAGGGCTCGGTGCCGAACATGGCGGCGCCGCCGCTCGGATGCCGGTTTGCGGCGCGCTGTCCATTTGTCAGCGACATCTGCGTCGAAGCGCCGCCGCCCATGGCGCTGGTCGATCCCGGTCACTGGTCGCGCTGCATCAAGGCGCCGCTCGAGAGGCTGGTGTCGTGA
- a CDS encoding gamma-glutamyltranspeptidase/glutathione hydrolase (product_source=KO:K00681; cog=COG0405; ko=KO:K00681; pfam=PF01019; superfamily=56235) yields the protein MGNINPDPFTTRPEIEGTFGVVTSTHWIATAVGMATLEKGGNAFDAGVATAFTLQVVEPHLNGPGGDVPIIVHDMKRARTEVICGQGPAPAAATIEYYRDQGLDMVPGTGLLAACVPGTFESWMLLLRDYGTVRLRDVLEPAIAYARDGYPLVERASATIATVEQLFRKHWPTSAAVYLPNNEVPVPGTLFTNKALAATYQRILDEAESAGSDRVAQIERARATWSSGFVAEAIDRFCRTQEVMDVTGSPHRGVLTGDDMARWQPSIEAPLTYEYGRYTVCKPGVWSQGPVMLQQLALLKGFALDGLDVAGTEFIHLQIECAKLAFADREKFYGDPNFSEIPIATLLSHAYNDERRKLITDRASLEFRPGSVEGFGSVIKQRHQEGRREAVGAMGAGEPTVGRFGEVRGDTVHFDIVDQAGNMISATPSGGWLQSSPVIPELGFCLGSRAQMFWLEEGHPAALAPGKRPRTTLSPSMALRDGEPYMAWGSPGGDQQDQWTTQFFLRHVHAKMNLQEAIDAPAWHSEHFPISFWPRTSRPGVLVVEDRVPKPTIDALTKQGHIVETGPSWSEGRLTAASKVGRRRRAAANPRGMQGYAAGR from the coding sequence ATGGGCAATATCAATCCTGATCCTTTCACGACGCGGCCGGAAATCGAGGGCACGTTCGGTGTCGTCACCTCGACACACTGGATTGCCACAGCGGTCGGCATGGCGACTCTCGAGAAAGGCGGCAATGCTTTCGACGCCGGCGTCGCCACCGCGTTCACACTGCAGGTGGTCGAACCACATCTGAATGGCCCCGGCGGCGACGTGCCGATCATCGTGCACGACATGAAGCGTGCCCGCACCGAGGTGATCTGCGGGCAGGGCCCGGCGCCCGCCGCCGCGACCATCGAATATTATCGCGATCAGGGTCTGGACATGGTGCCGGGCACCGGGTTGCTGGCGGCCTGCGTCCCCGGCACGTTTGAATCCTGGATGCTGCTGCTGCGCGATTACGGCACGGTGCGGCTGCGCGACGTGCTTGAGCCCGCCATCGCCTATGCGCGCGATGGCTACCCGCTGGTCGAGCGGGCCTCGGCGACCATCGCCACGGTGGAGCAGTTGTTCCGCAAGCACTGGCCGACGTCGGCTGCGGTCTATCTGCCGAACAACGAGGTGCCGGTGCCCGGCACGCTGTTCACCAATAAGGCGCTGGCGGCGACCTATCAGCGCATTCTCGACGAGGCAGAAAGCGCCGGATCCGACCGCGTTGCGCAGATCGAGCGCGCACGCGCGACGTGGTCCAGCGGCTTTGTCGCCGAGGCGATCGATCGCTTCTGCCGCACCCAGGAAGTCATGGACGTCACCGGATCGCCGCATCGCGGCGTGCTGACCGGTGATGACATGGCGCGCTGGCAGCCGAGCATCGAGGCGCCGCTGACTTATGAGTATGGCCGCTACACCGTGTGCAAGCCCGGCGTCTGGAGCCAAGGCCCGGTGATGCTGCAGCAGCTGGCGCTGCTGAAAGGCTTCGCGCTCGATGGGCTCGATGTCGCCGGCACCGAATTCATCCATCTGCAGATCGAATGCGCCAAGCTCGCTTTTGCCGATCGCGAGAAATTCTACGGCGATCCGAACTTCAGCGAGATCCCGATCGCGACGCTGTTGTCCCACGCCTACAATGACGAACGTCGCAAGCTGATTACCGACAGGGCATCACTGGAGTTTCGGCCCGGTTCCGTCGAGGGTTTTGGTTCGGTCATCAAGCAGCGCCATCAGGAGGGTCGCCGCGAAGCGGTCGGCGCCATGGGGGCGGGCGAGCCGACCGTCGGGCGGTTCGGCGAAGTGCGCGGCGACACCGTGCATTTCGATATCGTCGATCAGGCCGGCAACATGATTTCCGCAACGCCTTCGGGCGGCTGGCTGCAATCGTCGCCGGTGATTCCGGAACTTGGCTTCTGCCTCGGCAGCCGCGCGCAAATGTTCTGGCTGGAGGAAGGCCATCCGGCGGCGCTGGCGCCCGGTAAGCGGCCGCGCACCACGCTCAGCCCATCCATGGCGCTGCGCGATGGCGAGCCCTACATGGCGTGGGGCTCGCCGGGCGGCGATCAGCAGGACCAGTGGACCACGCAGTTCTTTCTCCGGCACGTTCACGCGAAAATGAATCTGCAGGAAGCGATCGATGCGCCGGCGTGGCACTCCGAGCATTTCCCGATCTCGTTCTGGCCGCGCACCTCGCGCCCTGGCGTTCTCGTGGTTGAGGATCGCGTGCCGAAGCCGACCATCGACGCGCTGACAAAGCAGGGCCATATCGTCGAGACCGGTCCCAGTTGGTCGGAAGGTCGCTTGACCGCCGCCTCGAAGGTCGGCCGCCGCCGGCGCGCCGCCGCCAACCCGCGGGGCATGCAAGGCTACGCGGCCGGACGCTAG
- a CDS encoding NitT/TauT family transport system permease protein (product_source=KO:K02050; cath_funfam=1.10.3720.10; cog=COG0600; ko=KO:K02050; pfam=PF00528; superfamily=161098; transmembrane_helix_parts=Inside_1_19,TMhelix_20_42,Outside_43_81,TMhelix_82_101,Inside_102_113,TMhelix_114_136,Outside_137_140,TMhelix_141_163,Inside_164_201,TMhelix_202_224,Outside_225_233,TMhelix_234_256,Inside_257_277), whose protein sequence is MTDQLATRSVEHRSPRQLWAPIGRGLMLAAPGIIMLCGWQYASGRLIRESYVSKPTDIAKRLYELFATGEIWPSLAVTGKELVLSYVIGVTLGLLLGYALGRAPRAARIVEPYVMAFYGIPKIALAPLFVIWFGIGIWSKVMLAGTMVFFLVFYNVYAGVRSIDREVVNLAMVLGANERQLGRHIYLPAAAPFLLLGMRMAIPYAVIGVIVGEFTSSIAGLGLFINYASSTYDPASVFAGIFILLAFVMVMNALATRLERRLLRWRPSMQGVPPEAS, encoded by the coding sequence ATGACCGATCAACTGGCAACACGCTCTGTCGAGCATCGATCCCCGCGTCAGCTCTGGGCGCCAATCGGCCGCGGCCTGATGCTCGCCGCTCCCGGCATCATCATGCTGTGCGGCTGGCAATATGCTTCGGGACGGCTGATCCGCGAGTCTTACGTCAGCAAGCCAACCGACATCGCGAAGCGGCTGTATGAGCTTTTCGCCACTGGCGAGATCTGGCCGAGCCTCGCCGTGACCGGCAAGGAGCTGGTGCTGTCCTATGTGATCGGCGTCACGCTGGGCCTGCTGCTCGGCTATGCGCTGGGCCGCGCGCCCCGGGCCGCCCGCATCGTCGAGCCCTATGTGATGGCGTTCTACGGCATCCCGAAGATCGCGCTGGCGCCTCTGTTCGTGATCTGGTTCGGCATCGGCATCTGGTCGAAGGTGATGCTCGCCGGCACCATGGTGTTCTTCCTGGTGTTCTACAACGTCTATGCCGGCGTGCGCTCGATCGATCGCGAGGTCGTCAACCTGGCGATGGTGCTCGGCGCCAACGAGCGGCAGCTCGGCCGGCACATCTACCTGCCCGCCGCGGCGCCCTTCCTGTTGCTGGGGATGCGGATGGCGATCCCCTATGCCGTGATCGGCGTCATCGTCGGCGAATTCACATCGTCGATCGCCGGCCTCGGCCTGTTCATCAACTACGCCTCCTCGACCTACGATCCTGCCAGCGTGTTCGCCGGCATCTTCATTCTGCTCGCCTTCGTGATGGTCATGAATGCGCTTGCCACCCGGCTGGAACGGCGGCTGTTGCGCTGGCGGCCGTCGATGCAGGGCGTTCCACCCGAAGCTTCCTGA
- a CDS encoding putative Ntn-hydrolase superfamily protein (product_source=COG3342; cog=COG3342; pfam=PF06267; superfamily=56235): MTWSIIARDTMTGQFGIAVASRFLAVGARVPFVAAGVGAIATQALVNPHYGIDGLKLLQQGRSPRDIVDILKSADGGHAHRQVHLMDAQGRVAAHTGDSCIDWCGHIEGEGFSIAGNMLAGAAVLDDTATAYLANGAIPFTARLIAAMRAGEAAGGDKRGKQSAALLIYGDDEWSALDLRVDDHSDPLGELDRLERVSRKHWMHFRQFLPTRANPAGVTDRSVIEAAIAAATTGQDS; the protein is encoded by the coding sequence ATGACCTGGTCGATCATCGCCCGCGACACCATGACCGGCCAGTTTGGCATCGCAGTTGCATCCAGATTTCTTGCTGTCGGTGCCCGCGTGCCCTTCGTTGCGGCTGGCGTCGGCGCCATCGCGACGCAGGCGCTCGTCAATCCCCATTATGGCATCGACGGTCTGAAGCTGCTGCAACAAGGACGATCGCCTCGTGACATCGTGGACATTCTGAAAAGCGCGGACGGCGGACATGCGCACCGGCAGGTCCATCTGATGGATGCTCAAGGTCGCGTCGCCGCTCATACCGGGGACTCCTGCATCGACTGGTGCGGTCATATCGAGGGCGAAGGCTTCTCCATCGCCGGCAATATGCTCGCCGGTGCTGCGGTCCTCGACGATACCGCTACGGCCTATCTGGCGAACGGCGCGATACCATTCACGGCCCGCCTGATCGCGGCGATGCGCGCTGGAGAAGCTGCGGGTGGCGACAAACGCGGCAAACAATCGGCGGCGCTGTTGATTTATGGCGATGACGAATGGTCGGCGCTCGACCTGCGCGTCGACGATCATTCCGATCCGCTCGGCGAACTCGACCGTCTGGAGCGCGTGAGCCGGAAGCACTGGATGCATTTTCGTCAATTTCTTCCGACCCGCGCCAATCCCGCGGGGGTGACCGACCGCAGCGTGATTGAAGCGGCCATCGCCGCCGCGACAACGGGACAAGATTCATGA
- a CDS encoding NitT/TauT family transport system ATP-binding protein (product_source=KO:K02049; cath_funfam=3.40.50.300; cog=COG1116; ko=KO:K02049; pfam=PF00005; smart=SM00382; superfamily=52540): MTDHDMQSALSFRTIRQSFPGLAGEPPLPVLNDISFEVPRGKFVSVIGPSGCGKSTLLQMAAGLLKQTGGQVFHNGILVSDVNRTIGFVPQQAQLLPWKTMIENVEFPLLLRGVKAAERRDRAQQAVDKVDLTGFEGHYPYQLSGGMQKRASIARMLVYKPDTILMDEPFGALDAQTRMVMQHDLQTMLAAEGASVLFVTHDITEAVMLSDSVVVMSRRPARILAEVPIDLPRPRDMFEPHAIPGFAEAYDRVWSVFRSELKVRRAA, translated from the coding sequence ATGACCGACCATGACATGCAAAGCGCACTGAGCTTCCGGACGATCCGGCAAAGTTTTCCGGGGCTCGCCGGCGAGCCACCGCTGCCGGTCCTGAACGACATCTCGTTCGAAGTGCCGCGGGGCAAGTTCGTCAGCGTGATCGGGCCGAGCGGCTGCGGCAAGAGCACCTTGCTGCAGATGGCGGCGGGTCTTCTCAAGCAGACCGGCGGCCAGGTCTTCCACAACGGCATCCTGGTTTCGGACGTCAATCGAACCATCGGTTTCGTGCCGCAGCAGGCGCAATTGCTGCCGTGGAAGACGATGATCGAAAACGTCGAATTCCCGTTGCTGCTGCGCGGCGTCAAGGCTGCCGAGCGGCGCGACCGGGCGCAACAGGCAGTCGACAAGGTCGACCTCACCGGCTTCGAGGGCCACTATCCCTATCAATTGTCCGGCGGCATGCAGAAGCGCGCATCGATCGCCCGCATGCTCGTTTACAAGCCTGATACGATTCTCATGGACGAGCCGTTCGGCGCGCTGGATGCACAGACCCGCATGGTGATGCAGCACGATTTGCAGACGATGCTCGCCGCCGAAGGCGCCAGCGTGCTGTTCGTCACCCACGACATCACCGAGGCCGTGATGCTCTCGGACAGCGTGGTGGTGATGAGCCGACGCCCCGCGCGCATCCTCGCGGAAGTGCCGATCGACCTGCCGCGGCCGCGCGATATGTTCGAGCCGCACGCCATCCCCGGCTTCGCCGAAGCCTATGACCGGGTGTGGTCGGTGTTCCGCAGCGAACTCAAGGTCAGGCGTGCCGCATGA
- a CDS encoding hypothetical protein (product_source=Hypo-rule applied; cleavage_site_network=SignalP-noTM; superfamily=56601; transmembrane_helix_parts=Inside_1_6,TMhelix_7_29,Outside_30_86) has protein sequence MKLKFALVGLAALGGAALSAGAASAMPIGLATNADIASNIDQVRLVCDRYGRCFRTPGYAYGYGYGRPNYGYGRGWHRGWHGGRRW, from the coding sequence ATGAAACTGAAATTTGCACTTGTTGGCCTCGCGGCTCTCGGTGGAGCGGCACTTTCGGCGGGAGCGGCGTCGGCGATGCCCATCGGCCTGGCGACGAATGCCGACATCGCGTCGAACATCGACCAGGTCCGCCTGGTGTGTGATCGGTACGGCCGATGCTTCCGCACCCCCGGCTATGCTTACGGATATGGCTACGGTCGGCCGAATTACGGCTATGGCCGAGGCTGGCATCGCGGATGGCACGGCGGCCGCCGCTGGTGA